In a genomic window of Mangifera indica cultivar Alphonso unplaced genomic scaffold, CATAS_Mindica_2.1 Un_0048, whole genome shotgun sequence:
- the LOC123206746 gene encoding probable leucine-rich repeat receptor-like protein kinase At1g68400 — protein sequence MSVHKTLRFTVCLLALHFFLLEAATNPDLKPLLDFKASSDEADRLTTWNDTSDPCSGWTGVSCLQNRVSRLVLENLELSGSFQSLTFLTQLRVLSLKNNRFTGSVPDLSNFTALKLLFLCHNEFSGDFPASVQSLSRLYRLNLSYNNFTGWIPATVNHLTHLLTLRLEENGFSGQITDLNLQNLQDFNVSGNKLSGKIPDSLSSFPLSSFSQNAALCGSPLQDCKADVSDPKKPGSDGAIASPLNPGNNPSSVVTSSPSSIPTTTNPNTPQNPHKTHAKVSSIAVIAIIVGDFVVLAIISLLLYYYFWRNYVRDRKRSKLMEGEKIVYSSSPYPAQSAYNERGSMVFFEGVKRFELEDLLRASAEMLGKGGFGTAYKAVLDDGSVVAVKRLKDASVGGKKEFEQHMEVLGRLRHPNLVGLKAYYFAREEKLLVSDFMPNGSLFWLLHGNRGPGRMPLDWTTRLKIAAGAARGLAFIHNTCKSLKIFHGNIKSTNVLLDKTGNARVCDFGLSIFASPNTVQRSNGYRAPELTSSDGRRQSQKSDVYSFGVLLLEILTGKCPSVIDGDSGAGVGYGGVVDLPRWVQSVVREEWTAEVFDLELMRYKDIEEEMVGLLQVAMSCTAASSDQRPSMGQVAKMIEEIRGVEVSPCHENFESVSDSPCLSEETMGGVSQ from the exons ATGTCGGTACACAAAACGCTGCGTTTCACTGTCTGTCTCTTAGCCCTCCATTTCTTTCTCCTTGAAGCCGCAACAAACCCAGATTTGAAACCGCTTCTAGACTTCAAAGCTTCTTCCGACGAAGCTGACAGGCTCACCACTTGGAACGACACGTCGGACCCATGTAGCGGTTGGACTGGAGTCTCTTGTCTTCAAAACAGAGTTTCACGACTCGTCCTGGAGAACCTCGAACTCAGCGGTTCGTTTCAGTCACTCACTTTTTTGACTCAGCTCCGTGTTTTGAGCCTTAAAAACAACCGCTTCACAGGTTCTGTCCCGGACCTTTCTAACTTCACGGCGTTGAAGCTTCTGTTTCTCTGTCACAATGAATTTTCCGGCGACTTTCCGGCGTCGGTTCAGTCGCTGTCTAGACTCTACCGTCTTAATCTGTCGTATAACAATTTCACTGGGTGGATTCCGGCGACCGTCAACCATTTGACACATCTTTTGACTCTTCGACTTGAAGAGAACGGGTTCTCCGGTCAAATCACGGACCTGAATCTGCAGAATCTGCAAGACTTCAACGTTTCGGGTAACAAGCTTTCGGGTAAAATCCCAGACTCTTTGTCAAGCTTCCCTTTGTCTTCATTCTCTCAAAACGCAGCGCTTTGTGGATCCCCATTGCAAGATTGCAAAGCAGACGTATCTGACCCCAAAAAACCCGGATCCGATGGCGCCATTGCTTCGCCACTCAACCCAGGAAACAACCCATCAAGTGTAGTAACTTCGTCACCAAGCTCCATTCCCACGACCACAAACCCAAACACACCACAAAACCCTCACAAAACACATGCCAAAGTAAGCTCTATCGCCGTAATAGCCATAATCGTCGGAGACTTCGTAGTTCTTGCAATCATTTCTCTCTTACTCTACTATTACTTCTGGAGAAATTACGTGCGTGACAGAAAGAGGTCAAAGCTGATGGAGGGTGAAAAAATCGTTTACTCTTCCAGCCCGTATCCGGCTCAGTCGGCGTATAACGAGCGGGGGAGCATGGTGTTTTTCGAGGGAGTGAAAAGGTTTGAGCTGGAAGACTTGCTTAGAGCCTCGGCGGAAATGCTTGGTAAAGGCGGGTTTGGGACGGCGTACAAGGCCGTGCTCGATGACGGAAGTGTGGTGGCTGTAAAAAGGCTAAAAGACGCGAGTGTTGGTGGGAAGAAAGAGTTTGAACAACACATGGAGGTTCTGGGGAGATTAAGGCATCCCAATTTGGTTGGTTTGAAGGCTTATTATTTTGCCAGAGAAGAGAAATTGCTTGTTTCTGATTTCATGCCCAACGGAAGCTTGTTTTGGCTGCTCCATG GTAATCGAGGACCAGGGCGCATGCCGCTGGACTGGACAACCAGACTGAAAATTGCGGCGGGGGCGGCGCGTGGACTGGCATTCATTCACAACACATGCAAATCACTTAAAATTTTCCACGGTAACATCAAGTCTACGAACGTCCTCCTGGACAAGACAGGCAACGCACGTGTCTGTGACTTTGGTCTCTCAATCTTTGCTTCTCCGAACACTGTCCAAAGATCCAACGGCTACCGTGCGCCTGAACTTACATCATCGGACGGTCGGAGACAGTCCCAGAAATCGGATGTCTACTCGTTTGGGGTACTCTTGCTGGAGATACTGACGGGCAAGTGCCCGTCTGTGATTGACGGAGACAGCGGAGCCGGGGTGGGGTACGGAGGCGTGGTGGACCTGCCACGGTGGGTTCAGTCGGTGGTGAGGGAGGAATGGACAGCGGAGGTATTCGATTTGGAGTTGATGAGATACAAGGACATAGAGGAGGAGATGGTGGGATTGCTGCAAGTTGCAATGTCTTGTACGGCGGCGTCCTCTGATCAACGGCCGAGCATGGGACAGGTGGCGAAGATGATAGAGGAGATACGCGGAGTGGAGGTGTCGCCGTGTCATGAGAACTTTGAGTCGGTATCTGACTCACCTTGTTTGTCTGAGGAGACGATGGGGGGAGTGAGTCAGTGA